The following coding sequences lie in one Natrarchaeobius halalkaliphilus genomic window:
- the ligA gene encoding ATP-dependent DNA ligase LigA, with protein sequence MEFATFADRAGTIEAEPADLEIVAHVETLLEEAGDDDLEIVARFVQGRVFPAWNSTTLDIGPSTCYEAIARAGGTNVSADDVEDRLAELGEIGAVAASYDFGGQQGLDAFTGGGAGDGDLTVREVHGTLTDLAAAEGSGSHDRKVDLLFGLFNRCSSDEARYLARLVLSEMRIGVGEGSVRDAIADAFSVPEDRVERALQVSNDYGRVARIARDEGLDGLDAIDLEVGRPVQAMLAQAGTVTDALEEWDEAAVEWKYDGARIQLHHQPAATADGTDPGSGETRVFSRNMEAVTDALPEVVEYAEATLSESVILDGEVVAVDEEGEPLPFQDVLTRFRRKHDVEKAREDVSVRPVFFDCLHADGEDLLEKPLTDRHDRLESVLTAGSDASDPADVEGLSLLWLTDDADEIESIDAEALAAGHEGIMLKAPDSRYSPGRRGKHWRKHKPEVETLDCVVTGAEWGEGRRATVLGTFELSVRDGDDLETVGKVATGITDEKLTELTELLEPHIVTEDGQTVDLEPAVVFEVGYEEIQTSPTYSSGYALRFPRFVGVRHDKGFDDAETLERVESLRS encoded by the coding sequence ATGGAGTTCGCCACCTTCGCTGACCGCGCCGGGACGATCGAAGCCGAACCGGCGGATCTCGAGATCGTCGCGCACGTCGAGACGCTGCTCGAGGAGGCGGGCGACGACGATCTCGAGATCGTGGCTCGGTTCGTTCAGGGACGAGTCTTTCCCGCCTGGAACTCGACGACGCTGGATATCGGGCCCAGTACCTGTTACGAGGCGATCGCTCGCGCTGGCGGAACGAACGTTAGCGCCGACGACGTGGAGGATCGGCTGGCCGAGCTCGGAGAGATCGGGGCCGTAGCCGCGAGCTACGATTTCGGCGGCCAGCAGGGTCTAGACGCGTTCACCGGCGGTGGGGCGGGCGACGGGGACCTCACCGTTCGCGAGGTTCACGGGACGCTCACCGATCTCGCGGCCGCCGAGGGATCAGGCAGTCACGACCGGAAAGTCGATCTCCTGTTCGGCCTGTTCAACCGGTGTTCGAGCGACGAGGCGCGCTATCTCGCTCGACTCGTGCTCTCGGAGATGCGAATCGGCGTCGGTGAAGGCTCGGTCAGGGACGCCATCGCTGACGCGTTCTCCGTGCCCGAAGATCGGGTCGAGCGTGCCCTGCAGGTGTCGAACGACTACGGACGCGTCGCACGGATCGCCCGCGACGAGGGACTCGACGGTCTCGACGCGATCGATCTCGAGGTGGGTCGGCCCGTCCAGGCGATGCTCGCACAGGCGGGAACCGTCACCGACGCGCTCGAGGAGTGGGACGAAGCGGCCGTCGAGTGGAAATACGATGGGGCCAGAATCCAACTCCACCACCAGCCGGCAGCCACCGCGGACGGCACCGATCCGGGGTCAGGAGAAACCAGGGTCTTTTCGCGGAACATGGAGGCGGTCACCGATGCGCTGCCGGAAGTCGTCGAGTACGCCGAGGCGACGCTGTCGGAGTCGGTGATCTTAGACGGCGAGGTCGTCGCGGTCGACGAGGAGGGCGAACCGCTCCCGTTCCAGGACGTTCTCACGCGATTTCGCCGGAAGCACGACGTCGAAAAGGCCCGCGAGGACGTCTCCGTTCGACCGGTGTTTTTCGACTGTCTCCACGCGGACGGTGAGGATCTGCTCGAGAAACCCCTGACCGATCGTCACGATCGGCTCGAGTCCGTCCTGACAGCCGGTTCGGACGCATCAGATCCGGCCGACGTCGAGGGGCTGTCGTTGCTGTGGCTCACCGACGACGCCGACGAGATCGAGTCGATCGACGCCGAAGCGCTCGCGGCCGGCCACGAGGGGATCATGCTCAAAGCGCCCGACTCGAGGTACTCGCCCGGACGCCGCGGCAAGCACTGGCGAAAGCACAAACCCGAGGTCGAGACGCTCGACTGCGTCGTCACCGGAGCCGAGTGGGGCGAGGGGCGACGCGCGACCGTTCTCGGAACGTTCGAACTCTCCGTTCGCGACGGCGACGACCTGGAGACCGTCGGCAAGGTCGCAACCGGGATCACCGACGAGAAACTGACCGAGCTGACAGAGCTGCTCGAGCCCCACATCGTCACCGAAGACGGTCAGACGGTCGATCTCGAGCCGGCGGTCGTCTTCGAGGTCGGCTACGAGGAGATCCAGACCTCACCGACGTACTCCTCGGGCTACGCGCTTCGATTCCCGCGGTTCGTCGGCGTTCGCCACGACAAAGGTTTCGACGACGCGGAGACGCTCGAGCGCGTAGAATCGCTTCGGTCGTGA
- the hisC gene encoding histidinol-phosphate transaminase, with translation MQPRDLSDHVAYEAGRGIEEVARELGRDPTEFVKLASNENPHGPSPAAAVAIRETASSVSSYPKSAHADLVRAIADRFGVDDQQIWLANGGDGAIDYLHRATLEPGDAVLTPTPGFAYYGMSARFHHGDDRAYSLERADDFEQTAAGVLESFDGERIVWVTSPHNPTGTTMALAEIERLAEETPAETLVVVDEAYGEFADRDSAVALIEGRAGYDARDDVAVLRTFSKAYGLAGLRLGYAIVPEEWAEAYTRVNTPFAASELACRAGLAAIDDDEHVERTVETARNSRDAMCDRLDAHVWPSEGNFVLVDVGNATAVSEALRERGVIVRNCSSFGLPDCLRITCGTEEETELAIETTNDVLADRAAGTGTRLGVTDE, from the coding sequence ATGCAACCGCGCGACCTGTCCGATCACGTCGCCTACGAGGCGGGTCGGGGTATCGAAGAAGTCGCCCGTGAGCTCGGGCGCGATCCCACGGAGTTCGTCAAACTTGCCTCGAACGAGAACCCCCACGGTCCCTCGCCGGCCGCCGCCGTCGCCATCCGCGAGACGGCATCGAGCGTGAGTTCGTATCCCAAATCCGCACACGCCGATCTCGTCCGCGCGATCGCTGATCGGTTTGGCGTCGACGACCAGCAGATCTGGCTGGCGAACGGCGGCGACGGTGCCATCGACTACCTCCACCGGGCCACCCTCGAGCCAGGAGACGCTGTTCTCACCCCGACGCCGGGATTCGCTTACTACGGAATGAGCGCCAGGTTTCACCACGGCGACGACCGAGCCTACTCCCTCGAGCGAGCGGACGACTTCGAGCAGACGGCGGCCGGGGTGCTCGAGTCCTTCGACGGCGAGCGAATCGTTTGGGTGACGAGTCCGCACAATCCGACGGGGACCACCATGGCGCTGGCGGAGATCGAACGGCTTGCCGAGGAAACGCCCGCGGAGACGCTCGTCGTCGTCGACGAAGCGTACGGCGAGTTCGCGGACCGCGACAGCGCCGTTGCGCTGATCGAGGGACGGGCGGGATACGACGCTCGGGACGACGTCGCCGTCTTGCGAACCTTCTCGAAGGCGTACGGACTAGCCGGCCTTCGACTCGGCTACGCGATCGTTCCGGAGGAGTGGGCCGAGGCGTATACGCGCGTGAACACTCCGTTCGCGGCGAGCGAACTCGCCTGCCGGGCCGGTCTGGCCGCGATCGACGACGACGAGCACGTCGAGCGAACCGTCGAGACGGCGCGGAACTCCCGCGACGCGATGTGCGATCGGCTCGACGCCCACGTCTGGCCGAGCGAGGGGAACTTCGTCCTCGTCGACGTCGGGAACGCGACGGCCGTCTCAGAAGCGCTCCGAGAACGCGGCGTCATCGTCAGGAATTGCTCGAGTTTCGGCCTTCCCGACTGTCTCCGGATCACTTGCGGAACCGAGGAAGAAACCGAGCTGGCGATCGAAACGACAAACGATGTCCTCGCTGATCGAGCCGCCGGGACGGGAACGCGACTGGGGGTCACCGACGAATGA
- a CDS encoding adenylate kinase family protein encodes MRIAVTGTPGTGKTTATDLLESRLDIVHLNEILESEELYTEVDAERESKVADLNGLSDWLDGRDDAMIESHLAHRFEVDRVVVLRCEPESLEDRLLERGESRAKARENAESEALDVILAEAVEEHGLESVYEVDTTDLEPETVADELEAVVAGDREPGAGEVEFVGYLQ; translated from the coding sequence ATGAGGATCGCCGTCACCGGAACGCCCGGAACCGGGAAGACGACCGCGACCGATCTGCTCGAGTCGCGGTTGGATATCGTCCACCTCAACGAGATCCTCGAGTCGGAGGAACTCTACACCGAGGTCGACGCCGAGCGTGAGAGCAAGGTCGCTGATCTCAATGGGCTTTCCGACTGGCTCGACGGCCGCGACGACGCGATGATCGAGTCACACCTCGCACACCGCTTCGAGGTCGACCGAGTCGTCGTGCTCCGGTGTGAACCCGAATCGCTCGAGGATCGACTACTCGAGCGTGGCGAATCCCGCGCGAAAGCGAGAGAGAACGCGGAGAGCGAGGCACTCGACGTGATCCTCGCGGAGGCCGTCGAAGAACACGGCCTGGAGTCGGTGTACGAGGTCGACACGACCGATCTCGAGCCGGAGACGGTCGCGGACGAACTCGAAGCCGTCGTCGCGGGTGACCGAGAGCCAGGTGCAGGTGAGGTGGAGTTCGTGGGGTATCTCCAGTGA
- a CDS encoding CDP-alcohol phosphatidyltransferase family protein, translating to MTLDQLRPYVSRFLDPFVEGFDRIGMTPDGVSVLAFGMAILAAVAFVLGGRADPIWYVGAAALVFLNGWLDVIDGALAREQDVASAGGDLLDHVLDRYADIVIIGGLAAGVESYFLGFLAVTGVVMTSYLGTQAQAVGLERVYGGLVGRADRLAIIGFVGFLAYPIEGTYGGLTLVGWLLVFLAVVGHLTALQRFFYSWTALE from the coding sequence GTGACGCTCGATCAGCTTCGTCCGTACGTCTCTCGGTTTCTCGATCCGTTCGTCGAGGGTTTCGATCGGATCGGAATGACTCCCGACGGCGTCAGCGTGCTCGCGTTCGGGATGGCGATTTTAGCCGCCGTCGCGTTCGTTCTCGGCGGGCGCGCGGACCCGATCTGGTACGTCGGTGCTGCGGCGTTAGTCTTTCTCAACGGCTGGCTCGACGTAATCGACGGCGCGCTCGCGCGCGAACAGGACGTCGCTTCCGCCGGTGGCGACCTCCTCGATCACGTCCTCGACCGCTATGCGGACATCGTCATCATCGGTGGTCTGGCCGCGGGAGTCGAGAGTTACTTCCTCGGATTCCTCGCCGTTACCGGCGTCGTCATGACGTCGTATCTGGGAACCCAGGCACAGGCTGTCGGTCTCGAGCGCGTCTACGGCGGACTCGTTGGCAGAGCGGATCGACTGGCAATCATCGGCTTCGTCGGATTTCTCGCCTATCCGATCGAGGGAACCTACGGCGGTCTCACGCTCGTCGGCTGGCTGCTGGTCTTTCTCGCCGTCGTCGGTCATCTGACTGCCCTACAGCGGTTTTTCTACTCCTGGACGGCCCTCGAGTGA
- a CDS encoding multiprotein bridging factor aMBF1, with translation MGADMVQCEMCGAETSSPKTIKVEGAKLDVCSNCTDFGTEVKQPTSSTASTKYSTGSSSGESSGTSNSQSASSSSSGGSSSRRKDMFDDMDELVTDYDDRVRNAREKKGISQSDLANELNEKASLIRKIERGDTLPSDRVQSKIERFLEIDLSAEGGSADDAEWSGGSSSGSYTLGDVVKRKD, from the coding sequence ATAGGTGCGGACATGGTTCAGTGCGAGATGTGTGGCGCCGAGACGTCGTCTCCGAAGACTATCAAGGTCGAGGGTGCGAAACTCGACGTGTGTTCGAACTGCACCGACTTCGGCACTGAAGTCAAACAGCCCACCAGTTCGACCGCGTCGACGAAGTACTCGACGGGATCGAGCTCCGGGGAGAGTTCGGGCACGTCGAACAGTCAGTCCGCTTCCTCCTCGAGTTCGGGCGGCTCGAGTTCTCGCCGGAAAGATATGTTCGACGACATGGACGAACTCGTCACGGACTACGACGATCGCGTCCGAAACGCTCGTGAAAAAAAGGGAATCAGCCAGTCGGATCTCGCGAACGAACTCAACGAGAAGGCGAGTCTGATTCGTAAGATCGAGCGCGGCGATACGCTTCCGAGCGATCGCGTACAGTCGAAGATAGAGCGGTTCCTCGAAATCGATCTCAGTGCGGAGGGGGGTTCAGCCGACGATGCGGAGTGGTCGGGCGGATCGTCCTCGGGGAGTTACACGCTCGGTGACGTCGTCAAGCGAAAGGATTGA
- the tpiA gene encoding triose-phosphate isomerase, producing the protein MFILVNLKTYPCDPVAVAEAVRDVDESTDARIGVAPQATHLERVAETGAETWAQHVDPIEYGSNTGHTLAESVADAGAVGTLINHSEHRLKLADIDGAVRAASRTDLETVVCANNPAQVGAAAALGPDAVAVEPPELIGTGTPVSQADPEVVEGAVGAAASVDIDVSVLCGAGISTGDDVVSARDLGSEGVLLASGVAKADDPRTALEDLVDPL; encoded by the coding sequence ATGTTCATCCTCGTCAATCTGAAGACGTACCCGTGTGATCCGGTCGCAGTCGCTGAAGCCGTTCGCGACGTCGACGAATCCACCGACGCCCGCATCGGCGTTGCGCCGCAGGCGACTCACCTCGAGCGCGTCGCTGAGACGGGAGCCGAGACGTGGGCCCAGCACGTCGATCCGATCGAGTACGGCAGCAACACCGGACACACGCTCGCGGAATCCGTCGCCGATGCCGGCGCGGTCGGCACGCTGATCAATCACTCGGAGCATCGACTCAAACTGGCAGATATCGACGGTGCAGTTCGGGCAGCATCGCGAACGGATCTCGAGACCGTCGTCTGTGCGAACAACCCCGCCCAGGTCGGTGCCGCAGCCGCGCTCGGTCCGGATGCGGTCGCCGTCGAGCCACCGGAGCTCATCGGGACCGGAACGCCGGTCAGTCAGGCCGATCCCGAAGTCGTCGAAGGAGCGGTCGGGGCCGCTGCGAGCGTCGATATCGACGTCTCAGTTCTCTGCGGTGCGGGAATCAGCACAGGCGACGACGTCGTCTCCGCCCGCGACCTCGGCTCCGAAGGCGTTCTCCTCGCAAGCGGCGTGGCCAAGGCGGACGATCCACGGACCGCACTCGAGGATCTCGTCGACCCCCTCTGA